A section of the Ruania halotolerans genome encodes:
- a CDS encoding TIGR03089 family protein encodes MPHLAPLLDRWAHEPGQPRLTWYGPEAERVELTGRVLGTWVAKAANLLADEADVHTGTTVRLDLPAHWRAAVWALASWACGASLTLDEQPEADILVTSRIASPSEAEVVIMIALPALAMTTDDVPPGVVDGASEAMSHPDLLIQPVPSPGARLASGGMVHDLLEESIAEAPAERTLLRVARPGASNPAEVAQMLRAMVRTWSSGGSIVLLADPDADVDRIAAQESAQPIG; translated from the coding sequence CATCTCGCTCCCCTCCTCGACCGCTGGGCCCATGAGCCCGGACAGCCCCGGCTCACCTGGTACGGCCCCGAGGCCGAGCGGGTCGAACTCACCGGCCGTGTCCTGGGCACCTGGGTGGCCAAGGCCGCGAACCTGTTGGCCGATGAGGCCGATGTCCACACCGGCACCACCGTGCGACTGGACCTACCGGCGCACTGGAGGGCCGCCGTCTGGGCCCTGGCCAGCTGGGCGTGCGGCGCCTCCCTCACCCTCGACGAGCAGCCCGAGGCCGATATACTGGTGACATCCCGGATCGCCTCGCCCAGCGAGGCCGAGGTGGTGATCATGATCGCCCTCCCGGCTCTGGCCATGACCACCGACGACGTGCCGCCCGGTGTGGTCGACGGTGCTTCCGAGGCAATGAGTCACCCGGATCTGCTTATCCAACCGGTCCCCTCCCCCGGAGCGAGATTGGCGTCTGGCGGCATGGTCCACGATCTGCTTGAGGAGTCCATTGCCGAGGCCCCCGCAGAGCGCACGCTCCTCCGGGTGGCCAGGCCCGGTGCATCGAACCCCGCCGAGGTGGCGCAGATGCTCCGGGCCATGGTCCGAACCTGGTCGAGCGGTGGGTCCATCGTCCTACTCGCCGATCCTGATGCGGATGTCGACCGCATCGCCGCGCAGGAGTCGGCTCAGCCCATCGGCTGA